The Sciurus carolinensis chromosome 18, mSciCar1.2, whole genome shotgun sequence region GGGTCTTCTGAGAAGGGTTGGGAATTTCAGCACCTGCCCAAGGGCCAGCGACCCTGCTTGGGTCGCGGGGAGAGGTTTGTGGCAACTAATGGATCAAATGACCTTCGAGGTCCCCACACAATCTGGATTTTCTGTAATTCTCTGACCCTGCAGGCAACTCGAGTgagaatgaggaagaagaaatttctCAGCAAGAAAGCAGTGGGGACTATGAAGTTGAAGAGATACCTTTTGGGCTTGAaccccaaagccctgggtttgagccacAAAGCCCAGAGTTTGAATCCCAAAGCCCCAGGTTTGAGCCTGAAAGCCCGGGGTTCGAGTCCCGAAGCCCTGGCTTTGTGCCCCCAAGCCCCGAGTTTGCCCCCAGAAGCCCTGAATCAGATCCTCAGAGCCCAGAGTTTGAACCCCAGAGCCCTATGTATGAACCCCAAAGCCCTGGCTATGACCCCAAGAGCCCTGGTTATGAACCCCGGAGCCCTGGCTACGAACCCAAGAGTCCCGGGTATGAACCCAAGAGCCCTGGGTATGAATCCCAGAGCCCTGAATTTGAATCTCAAAACTCCAGGTATGAATCCCAGAGCCTGGAATATGAACCCCCAAACCCTGGAATTGAACCCCAGaatcctgggttcaaaacccaaaGCCCTGAATTTGAGGCTGAAAGTTCCAAATTCCAGGAGGGTGCAGAGATGCTTCTCAACCCAGAGGAAAAGAATTCCTTGAGTATCCCCTTAGGAGTTCACCCCCTGGACTCCTTCACTCAGGGGTTTGGGGAACAGCCTACAGGAGCCCTGCCCCTAGGGCCACCTTTTGAAATGCCTACGGGGGCCCTGCTGGCTACACCCCAGTTTGAGATGCTCCAGAATCCCTTGGGTCTGACAGGGACCCTTCGGGGTCCAGGCCGACGGGGCGGCCGGGCCAGGGGTGGGCAGGGCCCTCGGCCTAACATCTGCGGAATCTGCGGGAAGAGCTTTGGGCGGGGCTCCACCCTCATCCAGCACCAGCGCATCCATACTGGTGAGAAGCCCTATAAATGTGAGGTCTGTAGCAAGGCCTTCTCCcagagctctgacctcatcaaacACCAGCGCACCCACACGGGCGAGCGACCCTACAAGTGTCCCCGTTGTGGCAAGGCCTTCGCTGACAGCTCTTACCTGCTTCGCCACCAGCGCACCCACTCTGGCCAGAAGCCCTACAAGTGCCCCCACTGTGGCAAGGCCTTCGGCGACAGCTCCTACCTCCTGCGGCACCAGCGCACCCACAGCCACGAGCGGCCCTACAGCTGCCCTGAGTGCGGCAAGTGTTATAGCCAGAACTCGTCCCTGCGTAGCCACCAGAGGGTGCACACCGGGCAAAGGCCCTTCAGCTGTGGCATCTGCGGCAAAAGTTTCTCCCAGCGGTCGGCACTTATCCCCCATGCCCGCAGCCACGCCCGTGAGAAGCCCTTCAAGTGCCCTGAGTGCGGCAAGCGCTTTGGCCAAAGCTCTGTGCTGGCCATTCACGCCCGCACCCACCTGCCAGGCCGCACCTACAGCTGCCCCGACTGCGGCAAGACCTTCAATCGCTCCTCCACGCTGATTCAGCACCAGCGCTCGCACACGGGCGAGCGACCCTACAGGTGCGCGGTGTGCGGCAAGGGCTTCTGCCGCTCTTCAACGCTGCTGCAGCATCACCGGGTCCACAGCGGGGAGCGGCCCTACAAGTGCGATGACTGTGGAAAGGCCTTCTCTCAGAGCTCCGACCTCATTCGCCACCAGCGGACCCACGCGGCTGGCCGGCGTTGACCCGGGACCCATCAGGGGTtgggaggaggtgggcagaggagaaGGGGGGCTGGGAGCTAGCGAAACTTTAACCTAGAGAGGTTAGTGGAAAAGTTGGAGGAGAATGGAGGAGTTGAGCATTCTACAAGTGGGCCAGGGTGCAGGAAGTTACATGCCCTGGAGACTTATGGGAAATGGGCTATGaagaggggttggagggaggCCAAACAGGCAGCAGGAGGCTCTGAGAGAGATCCAGAAAGAGGTCAGCAGAGAACTGGCCTCAGCAGCATGCTCCTTAGTGGGTGCCTGGTTTGGCAAAGTGCTAgatgggaggggggagggagagggagggctaATTAGAGTGGGGTAGTTTAGATTGGTAGCTGCTGAGACCCTTGAGTCTGGAAGGGGTTAAAAGGGTAGGTAGGGTGGGGATTGGGGCCTTGGGGTAGGGCCTGGGCCTCTTGAGTGCAAACCCCAGCCTGCCTTGTCTTCCTCAGGCTTTGGAGCCCCTGAATTTGAGTTCAATAAAAACCTTATGTGATAAAAGAGACTTGTCCTTAAAATGAGTGTGTGGACAGTGCCCTGGGCATCATGAACCACTAGTCATGACTTTGAATAGCCAGTGAAGCCGTAGGGCCTTATCTGGAAAGTGCTTTC contains the following coding sequences:
- the Znf768 gene encoding zinc finger protein 768, which gives rise to MEREASPWGLEPRDVQSPDEMGSPEGSLKGNSSENEEEEISQQESSGDYEVEEIPFGLEPQSPGFEPQSPEFESQSPRFEPESPGFESRSPGFVPPSPEFAPRSPESDPQSPEFEPQSPMYEPQSPGYDPKSPGYEPRSPGYEPKSPGYEPKSPGYESQSPEFESQNSRYESQSLEYEPPNPGIEPQNPGFKTQSPEFEAESSKFQEGAEMLLNPEEKNSLSIPLGVHPLDSFTQGFGEQPTGALPLGPPFEMPTGALLATPQFEMLQNPLGLTGTLRGPGRRGGRARGGQGPRPNICGICGKSFGRGSTLIQHQRIHTGEKPYKCEVCSKAFSQSSDLIKHQRTHTGERPYKCPRCGKAFADSSYLLRHQRTHSGQKPYKCPHCGKAFGDSSYLLRHQRTHSHERPYSCPECGKCYSQNSSLRSHQRVHTGQRPFSCGICGKSFSQRSALIPHARSHAREKPFKCPECGKRFGQSSVLAIHARTHLPGRTYSCPDCGKTFNRSSTLIQHQRSHTGERPYRCAVCGKGFCRSSTLLQHHRVHSGERPYKCDDCGKAFSQSSDLIRHQRTHAAGRR